The Sphingobium aromaticiconvertens genome has a segment encoding these proteins:
- the phoU gene encoding phosphate signaling complex protein PhoU: MAEHTIKAFDEEIDNLRGLIAEMGGRAEAAIENAMIALQRHDKVLAAEVVADDKRIDAIEAEVEKLVVQIIALRAPMANDLRDMIAALKIVSVIERIGDYAKNIAKRVPMIATNKRTLEPISLLPSMGQVASEMVHDALNAFAARDPDLALAVIERDTVVDDFYNSVFRTLVTFMVENPKTISECAHLLFVAKNIERIGDHATNVAEMVFYAATGKTLPERERGGAMGPEE, translated from the coding sequence ATGGCTGAACATACGATCAAGGCGTTCGACGAAGAAATCGACAATCTGCGTGGCCTCATCGCCGAAATGGGCGGCCGCGCCGAAGCGGCCATCGAAAATGCGATGATCGCTCTCCAGCGCCACGACAAAGTGCTGGCGGCGGAGGTCGTCGCCGACGACAAGCGGATCGACGCCATCGAGGCGGAGGTCGAGAAGTTGGTGGTGCAGATTATTGCGCTCCGCGCGCCGATGGCCAACGATCTGCGCGATATGATCGCCGCACTGAAGATCGTCAGCGTGATCGAGCGGATCGGCGACTATGCCAAGAATATCGCCAAGCGCGTGCCGATGATCGCCACCAACAAGCGGACGTTGGAGCCGATTTCGCTCCTCCCCTCCATGGGGCAGGTGGCGAGCGAGATGGTGCATGACGCCCTGAACGCCTTTGCCGCGCGTGATCCCGATCTCGCTTTGGCGGTGATCGAGCGCGATACGGTGGTCGACGATTTCTACAACAGCGTCTTCCGCACGCTCGTCACCTTCATGGTCGAAAATCCCAAGACGATCAGCGAGTGCGCGCACCTGTTGTTCGTCGCCAAGAATATCGAGCGGATCGGCGATCACGCGACCAACGTCGCGGAAATGGTCTTTTACGCCGCGACCGGCAAGACCCTGCCGGAACGCGAACGCGGCGGCGCTATGGGCCCAGAGGAATGA
- the phoB gene encoding phosphate regulon transcriptional regulator PhoB, with product MNRAKMLLVEDDAALAELLIWHFKREDFEVTHTVDGEEALLLAQESVPDIVLLDWMVESLSGIEVCRRLRRMTGTANVPIIMLTARGEEEDRVRGLETGADDYVTKPFSPRELVARVGAVLRRVRPALAGETLTFADVEMDTVGHKVRRSGTVIPLGPTEFRLLKHFLEHPGWVFSRERLLDSVWGQDSDIELRTVDVHIRRLRKAINADDRADIIRTVRSAGYALDTDGAG from the coding sequence ATGAACCGTGCAAAGATGCTGCTGGTCGAGGATGACGCAGCACTCGCCGAACTGCTGATCTGGCATTTCAAGCGTGAGGATTTCGAAGTCACTCATACGGTAGACGGCGAGGAAGCGTTGCTGTTGGCGCAGGAAAGCGTGCCTGACATCGTCCTGCTCGACTGGATGGTCGAAAGCCTCTCGGGGATCGAGGTGTGCCGTCGCCTGCGCCGCATGACCGGCACCGCCAATGTGCCCATCATCATGCTGACGGCGCGTGGCGAGGAAGAGGATCGCGTGCGCGGCCTGGAAACCGGCGCCGACGATTATGTGACCAAGCCCTTCTCCCCGCGCGAACTGGTCGCCCGCGTCGGCGCGGTATTGCGCCGCGTGCGCCCGGCGCTGGCGGGCGAAACCTTGACCTTCGCCGATGTCGAGATGGACACGGTGGGGCATAAGGTCCGCCGCAGCGGCACCGTGATCCCGCTCGGCCCCACAGAGTTCCGCCTGCTCAAGCATTTTCTGGAGCATCCGGGCTGGGTCTTCTCGCGCGAGCGGCTGCTCGACAGCGTATGGGGACAGGACAGCGACATCGAATTACGGACCGTGGACGTCCACATCCGCCGTCTCCGCAAGGCGATCAACGCCGATGACCGAGCCGACATCATCCGCACCGTCCGCTCGGCTGGCTATGCGCTGGATACTGACGGGGCGGGTTAA
- a CDS encoding calcium:proton antiporter, which translates to MTSSNLRLAAAWGTVAIFLGIGPAMTASATGALSALLFAWLFGVIIWSAFGVVHEAEEVAERLGEPFGTLILTLSIVIIEVALIAAVMLGSTDVPTLGRDTMFAVLMIVLNGVVGLGLLIGGLRHHQQNFNLQGANAYLAVIIPLTVIALVLPNFTTTTSAGTLSTVQAVFFSIFTVALYAIFIWLQTGRHKGFFVPLGGDGEEESGSPMPHHQPGAGSTGRHIALLLANILPIIILSKSLAKLLDQGIAALGAPTALSGIIIAMIVFTPEGISALKAVAANQLTRAINLCLGAATSTLGLTVPAVLLIGLWTGQSVVLGLASAHMVLLVATLILNSLTFSGSRTTMLEGAVHLSLFFVYLVLIFSP; encoded by the coding sequence GCGTCTCGCTGCCGCCTGGGGCACCGTCGCGATCTTCCTGGGCATTGGCCCGGCGATGACCGCCTCTGCCACCGGCGCGCTGTCAGCCCTCCTGTTCGCCTGGCTCTTCGGCGTCATCATCTGGTCGGCCTTTGGCGTGGTGCATGAGGCGGAGGAAGTCGCCGAAAGATTGGGCGAGCCGTTCGGCACGCTGATCCTGACATTGTCCATCGTCATCATCGAAGTGGCGCTGATCGCTGCGGTGATGCTGGGATCGACCGACGTGCCGACGCTGGGCCGCGACACCATGTTCGCGGTGCTGATGATCGTGCTGAACGGCGTTGTCGGTCTTGGCCTGCTCATCGGAGGGCTGCGCCATCATCAGCAGAACTTCAACCTGCAGGGGGCGAACGCTTATCTGGCGGTTATCATCCCCCTGACCGTGATCGCGCTGGTCCTGCCCAATTTCACGACGACCACCTCGGCAGGCACGCTTTCGACCGTGCAGGCGGTGTTCTTCTCTATCTTCACGGTTGCCCTTTATGCCATTTTCATCTGGCTCCAGACCGGGCGGCACAAGGGATTTTTCGTGCCCCTGGGCGGCGATGGCGAGGAGGAAAGCGGCTCGCCGATGCCACATCATCAGCCAGGAGCAGGCTCCACCGGGCGGCATATCGCGCTGCTGCTGGCCAATATCCTGCCGATCATCATCCTGTCGAAAAGCCTCGCCAAGCTGCTGGATCAGGGGATCGCGGCGCTGGGCGCGCCAACGGCACTCAGTGGCATCATCATCGCCATGATCGTGTTCACGCCAGAGGGGATTTCGGCATTGAAGGCGGTGGCCGCCAATCAACTCACTCGCGCGATCAACCTGTGTCTGGGCGCGGCCACCTCCACGCTGGGCCTGACCGTGCCTGCCGTGCTGCTGATCGGCCTGTGGACTGGCCAGTCGGTCGTGCTGGGCCTTGCCTCGGCGCATATGGTGCTGCTGGTCGCGACGCTGATCCTCAACTCGCTCACCTTTTCAGGATCGCGCACGACCATGCTGGAGGGGGCGGTCCACCTCTCGCTGTTCTTCGTCTATCTGGTGCTGATCTTCAGCCCCTGA